TTATCTAACTTTTTTAATGTTATAATAATTTTAACGCCTGGAAAAATAATGAATTATAGCCCTGCTAAATCCGACCTTCAAGATCCCAGCGTTCCAATCGTCTTTTATCAATGGATTCAAACAGTTAATCTTGAAGAGATACCATGGGCTGAAAGATTGAATCAAGAGAGGCCGAAACGATGAACCAATCAGATAGGAGCAATCAGATAGTCAGGACAAAGTCTTTATGACTTTTTGTTTAGAGGGAGATATTTTTTTTGGATACCTGTTGAGATTGAATCTCAATAATAATAAGGAGGCCCTATCATGAAGAACTTACAAACATTACGCACACTCAATCCAGGTGAACAGGCCATCATCAAAAAAATTAACATCTCAGGTGAACTCGGAAGACGCATCCGTGACATGGGTTTGGTACCCGGCTCGAGGGTCCAGATCCTGGGGCGGGCTCCGCTCAAGGACCCGGTGGAAGTAAAACTCATGGATTACAACCTGACCCTGCGAAACAATGAAGCTGACTTCATTATGGTTGAGATCAAAGGAGAGCAGCCATGAAAAAAGAAAATTTCGTTATCGCGCTGGCAGGCAACCCCAATTCTGGCAAGACCACGGTCTTTAACGCCATGACCGGGGCCAACCAGCACGTCGGGAACTATCCTGGCGTGACGGTGGAGAAAAAATGGGGAGAGGTCAACCTTGACGGCCAAAAAGTGCAGGTCATTGACCTGCCTGGCACTTACAGCCTGACCGCCTACTCCCCGGAAGAACTGGTCGTTCGCGGCTACATCATCAATGATAACCCCGATGTGGTCATTGACGTGCTCGACGCCTCAAATCTCGAGCGAAACCTTTACCTGGCCATCCAGTTTCTTGAACTGGGCGTTCCCCTGATTATTAACCTGAACATGATTGATTTAGCTGAAAAGCGGGGCTTAACCATTGATATAAACAAGCTTTCCACTCTTTTGGGCGTCCCGGTTGTACCGACCGTGGCCAGGTCCTCCAAGGGAGTCAAAGAGCTTCTCAAAAAGGGCTTGGAGGTGGCCGAGGAGAACAGGTCCTGGTCGCCGATCGAGATATCTTACGGCTCAGACCTCGATCAAAGCATTGAAAAAATCGTCTCCAGCTTTAGCAGCCCGGCTGAGAAATGGGCGCCCATCAGTCCGCGCTGGGTCGCCATCAAGTGCCTGGAAGGCGATCAAGAGGTTTTGAAGCAGGTCAGGAGCGACTCGGACCTGGCTGGCCAGATGTTGCCGGTTTGCCAGCAGGTTGAGAAGCACATTCAGGCCACCATGGATACTGTCCCTGAAGGGGTCTTTGCGGAGCAGCGTTACGGCTATATCTCTGGACTTTCCAAGGAGATCGTCCGGCGCGGCCTGGAAACTAGAATTGACTATACGGACAAAATAGACAAGGTGCTCACCAACCGTTTAATCGGTCCGATTTTTTTACTAGCCTTGTTGTATGTCATGTATCAATTCGTTTTTATTCTCAGCGGAGCGCCGGTCGGCTGGCTGGAGGCGTTTTTCGGATGGCTTGGCGGCGCGGCGGAAAGTCTCATTCCTGAGGGTTTAATCCAGTCCTTGATTGTGAGCGGCGTTATTGATGGTGTTGGTGGTGTTCTGGGATTTGCGCCGCTGATTCTGTTCATGTTTTTCGCCATTGCTATTCTTGAGGACAGTGGGTACATGGCCCGGATGGCCTATCTGTTAGACCGTATCCTCAGGGCCTTTGGCTTGCATGGCAATTCTGTCATGGCCTTGATCGTCAGCGGCGGTATCAGCGGCGGCTGTGCCGTGCCCGGCGTCATGGCCACCAGGACTCTCAAGGACCCCAAGGCCCGTTTGGCCACTATTCTGACGGTTCCCATAACGAACTGCGGGGCCAAGCTTCCGGTTTACGCCATGCTCATCGCGGCTTTTTTCCCGACCAGGGAAGCGAACATTATGTTTGCCTTGACCCTGATTTCATGGGCCATCGTTTTGTTAGCGGCCAGGGTTCTGAGATGGACGGTGTTGAAAGGGGAATCGGCCCCCTTTGTTATGGAATTGCCGCCTTACCGGCTGCCCACCTTCAAGGGGCTTTTAATCCATACCTGGGAGCGGACCTGGATGTATGTCAAGAAGGCCGGGACCGTGATCCTGGCCATCAGCATCGTCATGTGGGCCTTGATGACTTTTCCTGGTCTGCCCGAAGATCAAGCCGTGAAATGGGACGAGCGAATCGAGACCGCAGCGAACGATGAAGCCAGGGCTGAGCTGGAGGCCCGGAAGGCGGAGGCCGAGCTGACCTATTCCGTGGCTGGCCGCATGGGCCGGGGTTTGAGGGCCGTTACCGCGCCTTTAGGTTTTGACTGGCGGACAAACGTGGCCTTGGTGGGCGGATTTGCAGCCAAGGAGGTTGTTGTCGCCACCATGGGCACGGCTTACTCCCTGGGTGAGGTTGATCCGGAAGAATCGGTCAGCCTTTCCGACCGGCTGGCCGGGTCTTCAGGCTGGAGTCCGCTCACGGCCTTCACCCTTATGATCTTTGTAATGGTTTACGCCCCCTGTTTTGTCACTGTTGTCATGATTCGCCGGGAAGCCGGTTCATGGGGTTGGGCCTTATTTGCCATGGCCTACACCACTATCCTGGCCTATGTCCTGGCGCTGGTGGTTTATCAGGGCGGTCTGATTCTCGGGTTCGGTTAGGAAGACAAAAATGTGGCAAAACGTGGTCGTAATCATGATCGTGGGCCTGGCGGTTATCTGGCTGGGCCGCAAGTACCGGCGCAGCATGAGAAAAGAGGAGAACCCGGGCTTAGGTTGTGGCTCTTCCTGCCAGGGTTGCCCCATGGCGTCAACCAGCGGCGGGCAATGTGTAGGACCGCCCGCTGCGCCTGACGGACCAGAGAATAACCAAGTCGAGACGTAACCAAGGTCAGCCCGGCCCCTTTAGCCCTTGACACCTCGAACAACGATTGGCTATTCTATGGGCAAGCAAGGCAAGAAGCCTAGTATTAAGCCCATAGGATATTCAAAATAAAAGGGCAACGAAGGCCTGGCATCGGTTCCGGGGAACTGACGCACGGCCTTTTTTTTATGGCCGTCTCAGATGCCCGCGGATGAGGGATCATTGATTTCATATTCAAAAGAAATAGAAAGGAGAGAAAAGATGAGTTTAAAGGTTTTTAGAAATGCTAACACAAAAAAATCAAGATGGATTGTCCTGGGAATAACGTTATTTTTCGTCATGTTCCTGATGATTGACGTTCAGGCCCATGCCTTTGACAGGGAGGCCGTGAAGAAGGAAATCAAACAAGAGTTAAAAAAGGAATTAAAAGAAGAGGGCGGGCCGTTGGCCGGCCTTAAGCACAACCTCACTTTCAGCGGGGCGGTTGAGGTGGCTTATCAGTATATAGATCACCAGGACCGAACCGACAAGGATAGCGACAGCATCTCGAATTTGGTCGTGGGCAAGGTAGAGCTAGGGATTGAAGCCCTGATCAATGAATGGACCGCCGCCAATGTCGTGCTTCTAGCTGAAGACGTGGGGGTTGGAGGCAATGATAATGTCTTTGTTGACGAAGCTACCATAACCCTGCAAAACGAAAAGAAGTTCCCAATCTATTTTGTTCTTGGCAAACGCGGCCAGCCCTTTGGGCAGTTCTATACCCATACCATCAGCGATCCCATTACCAAAGCCGCCTATGAAGTCGCGGCGACTGGGATGACGGTCGGGCTTGCCCCGGGTTTCTATGACCTTGACCTTTCCCTGACCGTTTACAAGGGAGAATACGTCATGGATCAGGTTTCGGATATCGGAAGCGCTCCCGGCCGCAACGCTGGATACACGGCTGACGATGATGTCAGCTCCTGTATCGTCGCCCTGTCCCTGAGTCCGTTTGAGGGTTTTACACTTGGCATTGCATACGATTCCGAGCCGGGTCATGACAGCCGCAACAACACCCTCAATGCCTTTGCCCAGTTCTCAAGGTTTGGCCTGACCCTGGAGGCCGAATACTTTACCGCGACTAAAAGAGAAACCTTTACCGCGGATGGCAGGAGCTACAATGAGAAGGCCTGGACAGTCGGCGTGGCTTACCAGGTCCTGGAACCGCTGGAGGTGGCCTTGCGTTACGAGAAATTC
This DNA window, taken from Deltaproteobacteria bacterium, encodes the following:
- a CDS encoding ferrous iron transport protein A gives rise to the protein MKNLQTLRTLNPGEQAIIKKINISGELGRRIRDMGLVPGSRVQILGRAPLKDPVEVKLMDYNLTLRNNEADFIMVEIKGEQP
- the feoB gene encoding ferrous iron transport protein B, yielding MKKENFVIALAGNPNSGKTTVFNAMTGANQHVGNYPGVTVEKKWGEVNLDGQKVQVIDLPGTYSLTAYSPEELVVRGYIINDNPDVVIDVLDASNLERNLYLAIQFLELGVPLIINLNMIDLAEKRGLTIDINKLSTLLGVPVVPTVARSSKGVKELLKKGLEVAEENRSWSPIEISYGSDLDQSIEKIVSSFSSPAEKWAPISPRWVAIKCLEGDQEVLKQVRSDSDLAGQMLPVCQQVEKHIQATMDTVPEGVFAEQRYGYISGLSKEIVRRGLETRIDYTDKIDKVLTNRLIGPIFLLALLYVMYQFVFILSGAPVGWLEAFFGWLGGAAESLIPEGLIQSLIVSGVIDGVGGVLGFAPLILFMFFAIAILEDSGYMARMAYLLDRILRAFGLHGNSVMALIVSGGISGGCAVPGVMATRTLKDPKARLATILTVPITNCGAKLPVYAMLIAAFFPTREANIMFALTLISWAIVLLAARVLRWTVLKGESAPFVMELPPYRLPTFKGLLIHTWERTWMYVKKAGTVILAISIVMWALMTFPGLPEDQAVKWDERIETAANDEARAELEARKAEAELTYSVAGRMGRGLRAVTAPLGFDWRTNVALVGGFAAKEVVVATMGTAYSLGEVDPEESVSLSDRLAGSSGWSPLTAFTLMIFVMVYAPCFVTVVMIRREAGSWGWALFAMAYTTILAYVLALVVYQGGLILGFG
- a CDS encoding FeoB-associated Cys-rich membrane protein translates to MWQNVVVIMIVGLAVIWLGRKYRRSMRKEENPGLGCGSSCQGCPMASTSGGQCVGPPAAPDGPENNQVET
- a CDS encoding LbtU family siderophore porin, with the translated sequence MSLKVFRNANTKKSRWIVLGITLFFVMFLMIDVQAHAFDREAVKKEIKQELKKELKEEGGPLAGLKHNLTFSGAVEVAYQYIDHQDRTDKDSDSISNLVVGKVELGIEALINEWTAANVVLLAEDVGVGGNDNVFVDEATITLQNEKKFPIYFVLGKRGQPFGQFYTHTISDPITKAAYEVAATGMTVGLAPGFYDLDLSLTVYKGEYVMDQVSDIGSAPGRNAGYTADDDVSSCIVALSLSPFEGFTLGIAYDSEPGHDSRNNTLNAFAQFSRFGLTLEAEYFTATKRETFTADGRSYNEKAWTVGVAYQVLEPLEVALRYEKFNNGRPEATGDFNYIYVIGINYQILENVCLMAEYRRLQEKDGGDNTYLKGVNEFCFQVAAEW